GTCGCGGCGACTGCACGGCGCACGCCGCGGTGTTCGCCGCGCTCGGCCAGGCGCGACACATCGACGTGCGGCTGGTGACCGGCTACCGGCTCACCGACACCGACGAAGGTTGGCGCCTCGTCCGCCACCGCTGGGCGATCGCGCGGGTCGACGGCCGCTGGCTGCCCGTGGACCCGACCTACGGCGAAGCGCCCGCGCGCGCCGTCCTGCTCGGACTCGCCGTCCACGGCGCCGCCCCCGCCGACATCGCCGTGGTCGACGAGGTCGCGTTCGCGGGGCTGCGCGGTGCGCGCGCGCACTTCGCGTCGCGCTAGCGGGGGCCGTCACCGCCCGGCCGTCCGCCCGGTCCACTGCTCGTAGTGCGCAACGCGCTGCTTGAGCGCCTCGATGTCCTCGCCGGCGCGCGCGCGCGCCTCCGCGGCGACGACGAGCAGTCCCATCGCCGCCTGCAGCAACCGCCCGCCCGGCAGCGGCAAGTTGGCGCCGTGCTGCGCGTAGTCGCGCACTTCGTCGATGCGAAACGCGACGGAGCCGACGTGCAGATAGCCGCCGTCGACGTACACGACGTCGCTGCCGACCATCAGGCCGCGCTCGAGTTCGCGCCGCGCCTCGCGGTCGCCCGCGCCGCGCGCGTGCGCTTCGAGGCGGCGCCGCGCGTCCTCGTACACGTCCGGGCGCGTGATCGGTGCGTTGCGCGTGTACGGCTTGAGATGATCGGCGATCCGCTTGGCCGCCTCGGGGCCGTCGGCGACGTGCAGCGCGACGTCGAGATCTCCGAGCGACAGCAACAAATCGCGCGACCGCTTGCGCCGCCGTGCCTCGCGCCACCGTTCCTGCGCGAGATACGCCAGGCCGATACACGCAAAGATGCCCCCCGGAATGTAGGAAAGCGCTCCGGCGACCACGCCCGTCGCGGCGGCGCCAGCCATCACGAGCGGGGCCGTCGGCGACTGCCCGATCAGCTCGACGCGGTCGAGCAAGCGGGCGTCGAGCCGGATGACCGGGTTGCCCGGCGGCGCGATCACCAAAAACGGGCCGTCCACTCCGATCCCGCTTCGCGGTAGCAATCCTGTCCGAGCCACGGCGTTCCGATGCAGGGGACGTTACAGCGAGATGATACCCCGGTCGGCGAGGCGCTTGATGGCGAGCAGCGCGTCGACGTCGCGCAGCGGGCTAATCCGCATCAACGACAGCAGATCCCACCGGCCGTCGATCCGGTCGGCCATGTCCTTTTCCGCTTGCGTCATGTCGATCGCGCTGAGTTCCTCTTTCGTCTTTAGCAGCTTCGGCACGCGAAAGCTCGACAGAAGCGAGCGCGACAGCTCTGCGAATACGCTTCGCTCGATCTCCGCGCGCAGCGCGTTGAGATCCTCGTCGTCCGGGCTCTCGGCCAGCGCCGCCATCACCAACTCCAGCGCGCCGACGCGATCGCCGCCCGCGGCACGTCCGCGCGCCGCGCGCGCCACATCGGCCGCGCTCGCCAGCGCGGCGGGACGGGACGGCCGGCGTCGGTCGATGGCGGCGGCCCCGGACTCGACCAGCCGCGCGAGCGCGTCGAGCGTGTCGAACCGGAAGTGGGGCCGCGCGCGCACGATGTCGCCGATCGTCTTGCCCTCGTCCACCGCGGCGACGAGATCGGCCGCCGCGTCGCCGACCGCGTCGCGCCGCACCAGCCACAACCGGGCCCCCTCGTCGTCCCCCAGGGCCGTCTCGATCGCCCGCCACCGCGGCGCGCGCTCGCGGCCCGCCTCGATCGCGTCGCGCAGATTCACGGATACCGCGTACTCCGACGCCGCGCGTGAACCCACGTCCGGCTCGAACGCGAACACGCCGTCGGGCCACGCCAGCGTGTCGGCCACCGCCTCCCGAATGAGCGCGTGCAGCGTGCGGTCGAGGGTCGCCGCGTCCACCGCGCCGACCATCAGAAGGATCTTGCCGAGTCGCACGCCGGTGTCGGCCTGGACCCTGAACGCCTCGGCGAGTTGGTCCGCGGTGACGAGTCCGCGCACGCGGAGCTGGTGGCCGAGTTGCTCGGCCGGGTGGTTCGAGTCGGTGCGCGTGACGTAGCCCGAGTCGAAGTGAAACGACCGCGTGGCGGCGCCGCGCTCGACCGTCAACGTCCCGCACGCGAACCGGCGGTCGATCCAGTCGAGGACGTCCTCCACGGGCATCGTTCGCAGCGAACCCCTCAGCGACATCCGACCTTGGAGCATACCGGAAAGTCGGCTACGATCACCGCGGTTATCCGATGGTAACCGTCGAGATTTACAGCAAACCCGACTGCTGCCTGTGCGACGAGGCCAAGCGCGTGCTCGAGGCCGTGCGGCGCGACGTGCCCTTCGAGCTACGCGAGGTGAACATCGCCGGCGACCCGGAGCGCCTCGCCGCCTACGGACAGGAGATTCCGGTCGTGTTCATCGGCGGCCGCAAGGCGTTCAAGTACCGGGTCGACGAGCGCGAGTTGCGCCGCCGGCTGCAGCGAGAGGTCGCACGCTGATGTCGACCTCCGCGAAACGAGCGGCCGCGGCGACCGCGACCGTCGCGATCGCCGGGTTCCTCATCGTCCGTTTCGTCCTGATGTTGGACGACGCGGTCGCGCGAGAAGAAGCGGCCGCGTGCACCGCTTTGCGTCCGTCCCCGCCGAACGACGCGTTCCGCGACCACCCGCTCGGCGACTTCCCGATTCCGGCGCCCGACTTCGCCGCGCAAGACGTCGACGGGAACATGCGCCGGCTGTCGGACTTCCGCGGTCAGGTCGTCTTTCTCAACTTCTGGGCGCCGTGGTGCCCGCCGTGTCGCGAGGAAGTCCCGTCGATCGAGCAGCTTCAGCGCGAACTCGGCGACGAGCCGTTCGTCGTACTGGCGCTGGCGTCGTCGCGCGACTGGCCATCGGTCTTGGTGGACTTCCCCGAGGGCACGCCCATGACCGTGCTCCTCGACCCGCCGGCGTCGGAGGACGAGCAAATCGGCAAGATCGCGCGCGCATACGGCGTTCCCGCGCTGCCGGAGACGTTCGTCATCGACAAACAGGGCTATATCCGCCACTACTTCGTCAACAAGCGGGACTGGAAGTCCGACATCGCGGTAACGTGCCTGCGTTCGCTGATCGAGGAGAAGGACACGCTGCCATGGCTAAGATCTTGGTTGTGGACGATGAGCCAGACATCCTCCGGGTCGTCGTGAAGATCATGGAATCGCGCGGTCACACCGTGACCACCGCGAAGGACGGCGTGCGCGCGCTCGAATTGGCGGAGAGCGAGCAGCCCGACGTGGTCATCTTGGACGTGAACCTGCCCAAGAAAGACGGCTTCGAGGTGTGCCGAGAACTCAAGAGCCGCGAGTCGACCCAGCACATCCCGGTCGTGATGATGACGGCGGCGTACGTGTCGGTGGAGGACGCGGAAAAGGGCACCGAACTCGGCGCCGACGAATACGTGATCAAGCCGTTTCTGCGCGAAGTGCTCATCCACAACGTCGAACGGCTGTTGCCCGACGCCGCCAGGGCCGACAACGGCTGACCGACGCCGGCCCACGGCGCGGAGTGGTCGTGCCGCGGGTACGGCACCTGTGGCCGACCGGCCGGCGACGAGCGCGCGCGTCGTCGGCGCTCCGGCGAGATGGCCTCGAGGACACCCTCGCGCCGCCGGGGGCGATCACGACGCAGCGGGTGCGCGGCAGGCCCACAGCCGGCGGCGCACTTCCCGATCGTCGATCCCCTCGCCGATCAACACGAGCTCGGTACACCGCGGCTCGGCCCCCCAGGGCTCCCCGGGACGAATCTCGACGCGCCGGCCGGCCAGCTCGACGTAAGCGCGACGAGACTCTCCGGCGAGGTTCGCCACGCCCTTGACGCGCAGCAGTCGATCGCGCCAGCCATCGATCGCGGCGAGCAGCGGGCCGGCGAGCAGCGGCGCGGCGTCGACGAACGTGGCGGCGGCGACCTGATGCAGGTGATCGCGGTGCGGCCGCGCCGCAGCGCGCGCCGCCCGGCGGGCGAGCAGCCACGGCACGAGCGCCGCCGTCCCGGCGTCACCGGCCGGGAACGCGGCGCGCTCGGCATCGCGGTTCAGTCGATCGAGAGCGGCGTGCGTCGCGGCGATCCGATCCGGACCGGCGATGTCGAGCTTGGACAACAGCAGCCGGTCGGCGGCCTGAATCTGCTCGGCCACCTCCGGCCGGCGGTCGAGCGCGTCGACCGCCGCGTCGGCGTCCACCACGCACACGACCCCGTACGGATCCGCGACGGCCCGGTCGAGGCCGGCCAGGATCGCCGCGGGTTCCGCGATGCCGGTCGTCTCGAGGACGACGTGGTCCGGCCGGGATCGCGCAACCACGTCGGCGATCCCGTCCCACAGGTCGTTCTTGACGTCGATCTTGCAGCACACGCAGCCGCCCGCGAGTTCGAGCACGTCGCCGCCGCCGCCGAGGATGAGCCGGCTGTCGATCGCGACCCGCCCGAGCTCGTTGACCAGCACCGCGATGCGGCGGCCGCGCGGCGCACCCAGCGTGCGGTTGAGTACGGTCGTCTTGCCGGCGCCGAGAAACCCGGTGAGGATGGTAAACGGCGTCGCCATGCCCCTGCGCATATCGCATTCTGCGGGAACTCGCCAGCCTCGTCGGCCGGCGGCAGACCCGAGTCACGCGCCGGTGCGCAGCCCGATCGCCCATCCCCCGTCGATCGCCTCGACCGTCGCCGATGCGGCGGCAGCCAGCGACGCCAGCGCCGCGACCTGCCCGGCGTGCCACGCGGCGTCCGGGTCGCCGTCGTGGCGAATCGTCACCACCACGCCGTCCGCCGCTCGCCGGGACGACAGCGTGATCGCGTGCGGCTCGCGCTCGGCCGCGGCGATGATCAGACGCGCGCACAACAGCAGCAGACGGCCTTCCGCGCCGCGCACGACCGGGACCGCGCCGAAATCGGCAAACACTTCACAGCCGGCCGAGACACGGTAGCGCGCAAGGTTGAGCGCCGCGTCGAGCGTCTTGTTGACGTCGATCGCGACCATCGCCTCGGGGGCGGCTCCGGCCGCTTGCGCCAACTCGCCGGCCAGCCGCGCCGCGCGCCGCGACATCAGGTACGCCTCGGCGACTCGTTCGCGCAACACGCCGACCTGTTCCCACGAGTAGGGCGTCGGACCTTTCGCGCGAGCGACGTGATGATCGAGTTCGTCCACGATGACCGCGAGCCTCTCGCGCAGTTCGCGAATCGGCCGCGCCAACTCCGCGGCCACTCCACCGGCGAGCAAACCGGCGATCGCCAGCACGCCCGCGTCGGACACCGTCCCCCGAGCCTCCCCTGCCGCGGCCGCCGGAGCGTCCACGTCCGGCGCCGGCGGCTCTGCGCGCGGCGGTATGCGCCCGCTGTCGTCGCTCATAGCGCACTCGTAAACAGGAGCCAGTACTCGCCGACGCCCCCGTCGGTGAGGCCGCGAGCGTACCCCACGTCGATCGTCCCCGAATCGAAATAGCCCAAGACGACATCCAGGCGCAGCGCGGCGCCGACCGCTACCTTGAAATCCGCGAGGTCGAAACTATCGTTGAATGCGTCGCCCACGTCCACCAGGCCGGCGACGTGCAGCCGCCGCACGTACACGGGCAACGTCGACAAGCCGCGCTCGACCTCCGCGACCACCTGACGGTATTCGGCGTTGAGCAGATGGAACTGCCGCCCGAAAACGGACCTGGGCGGATAACCGCGCAGGTAACCCGTTCCGCTCGCGCGCAACTGGTCGCGGATCGCGCGCGGGATGTCCTGGTCCGGCACACCGCCGAGGACGAACACGCCCGTGCGCCGGCGATCCGTCGTCGTGATCCCGCCGGCGAGCCGCAGCGCCAGCACCGGCGTGTCTCCCCACGGCAGCGGGAGGTAGCCCTCCCAGCGGTAGCTGAGATTGAGCGCGTGCACGCTCGAGCCGAACGCCGGATGGTCGAGCCGCACCGATGCGATCAATGACGTACCTTCGCGCGGCCCGAGCGTCCACGTATAGCCGCGCACGTCGCTGTAGCGAAACGACATGCCGATCCCGGACACGGCGATGTCCGTCTCGGGCGGTTGAGGGATGGCCTCGTTGGGATCGTACCCGTCGAATTCGTCCTCGTCGTTGTGAAACCAGTCCGCGTCGTAGTCGACCGACAGACTCGCCGACCCTTCCGGCCGCAGCAGAACCGGCAAATCGACGCGCGCCGACACGCCCAGATTCGTCTCGATGTACGACGTGTTGCGACCGTCGATGAAGTAGCCGCTGCGCCGCGCGACGCTGCGGTTGGCGGCCACTCGCAGCGTCGGCCACAGCCGCCGGTACGCGTACGCGCCGCCGACGCTCACGTCGCCGCGCTCGACGCCGATCGTGGCGGCGAGCGTGTATCCGTGCCAGCCAGCCACATCCGCGCCCGACGTCGACACCGTCACGGCCGACCCGAACGAGTCGGTCCCCGCCTGCAGCCGGTAGCTGCGCGGCGCGAGCGTTTCGAGCGGGCGGTACGGCCGCGGCGGCGTCACGGCCGCCGAGTCGTCCGGAATATCCGGCGGCGGCGGCCGATCGTCCACATACGGTTCCGGCTCGAGCCACCGCGCCGGCGCGACGCGAATCTCGAACAGATCGAACCCATCGACATCGTACCCCTGATAGACGATGTGCCGCCCATCCGGCGACACGTCTGGCCCGAACGCGCCCCCGACCACATTCGTAACCTGCCACGTCTTTCCGGTGTCGAGGTCATACGCGTAAATGTTGTACACACCACTTCTGTCGCTCGAATAATACAAGTACCTACCCCCCGGATCGAACACCGGATCGACGTCGATGGCTCGATCCCGCATCAGCTCGCGCACGTCACCGCTGGCGAGGTCGACGATCAAGATGTCGCGATACCCGCCCGGGCGCCACGCCGACAGCGCGATGCGCGTGCCGTCCGGCGACCAACTCGGCGCGCTCGCCTGCGCGTACGGCCCGCCATCCCACACGATGCGCGGACGCGCCTCCGGACGCAGCGGCAGCACCGCGAGCCGACTCGCCCCCGGCCCGACGACGACGGCGGCGATCTGCCGGCCATCGGGTGACACCTGCGGATCGCGCGCGCGCATGCCGGCGGTCAGCTCCGTCCACCGGCCGGTCTGCCGATCCCACCAATACAGGTCTTGCGTCCGATACTCCGTGCGCGTGAACCGCGTGCGCTCGACGATCATGTCGCCGTCGGGAAGCACGTCGAAGCCGCCGGAGCGATCCGCGATCAGGTAGTCCACCGCGCGGCCGATGTTGAACCCGCGCGGGATTGCGCGAAACCGGCCGCGACTGCGCCCGTCCGCCTGCCACCACACAATCCACTTGCCGTCCGGCGTGTACTGCGGATTGGCATCCGTCTCGCCGTCGAACGTCAGCCGCCGCCCCTCGCGGCGGCCGCGCCGGTCGATGTCCGCCAGCTGCGCGCGATACCGGGCGCGCAGGTCGGCCAGCCACTCTTCGTACAGTTCCTCGATCGTCTTGCCGACCGCGCGCTTCATCGACCGATTGATGGCAAACGGGATCGCGGTCGACCCGTAATCCGCCGCCCACCGGGCAATCTTGTCGGTGCCGTACCGGCGAAACACGTAGTCGAGGAACCGGCCGCCGTACAGGTACGCAGCCGTCCCGTGCGGCCACGCGCGCGGTCCGGTCGACAGCGCGTCGAGCTTCACCTCGCGTCCCTCGAGGACGGCGACGCGCAGAAACATATCGAACAACCTGCTGCGGATGCGGCCACTGGCCGTCTGCGCCGATTCCTGCATCGTCGCAATCCCTTCGACGATCCACTGCGGCTGGATTTGATTTGGCGCCCACACCCGACCGAACACCTTGTTGTACAGCGCCGGCAGGCCGCCGATACGCCCCAAATGCAATATGTGCGTGTATTCGTGTACGACCAGGTCGTAGAGCCAGTCGTCGTGGTCGTTGAGCACCGACAGCGCGGTCGGCGCCGCCGCGAACAGGCGGATGACGTTGCGCGGCAGCACATTCGCGAACCCGTTGGCGCCGTCGGTGTCGTCGACGAGGACGATGTGCGTCTTGTCCTCCGGCTCGTAGCCGAACACCGGCACGAGCGCCCGGTGCGCCCGCTCGGCGACCACGGCCGTCCGACGCGCCAGGCGATCCAACGGCTCGTAGTAGTGAACGACGAAGTGGTCCGACTCGACCGTCTTCCACACGAGCGTCGGATCGCCGGCGTAGGCGGACACGGCCACCAGGCACGACGCGATCGCGAGCCGCCACGACAACCTCGACACGGCAGCCCATTGTAGACGACGACGGCCGAGCGGCCGCATCCGCGC
This region of Deltaproteobacteria bacterium genomic DNA includes:
- a CDS encoding DUF4388 domain-containing protein, with the translated sequence MLQGRMSLRGSLRTMPVEDVLDWIDRRFACGTLTVERGAATRSFHFDSGYVTRTDSNHPAEQLGHQLRVRGLVTADQLAEAFRVQADTGVRLGKILLMVGAVDAATLDRTLHALIREAVADTLAWPDGVFAFEPDVGSRAASEYAVSVNLRDAIEAGRERAPRWRAIETALGDDEGARLWLVRRDAVGDAAADLVAAVDEGKTIGDIVRARPHFRFDTLDALARLVESGAAAIDRRRPSRPAALASAADVARAARGRAAGGDRVGALELVMAALAESPDDEDLNALRAEIERSVFAELSRSLLSSFRVPKLLKTKEELSAIDMTQAEKDMADRIDGRWDLLSLMRISPLRDVDALLAIKRLADRGIISL
- a CDS encoding glutaredoxin family protein; this translates as MVTVEIYSKPDCCLCDEAKRVLEAVRRDVPFELREVNIAGDPERLAAYGQEIPVVFIGGRKAFKYRVDERELRRRLQREVAR
- a CDS encoding TlpA family protein disulfide reductase, which encodes MSTSAKRAAAATATVAIAGFLIVRFVLMLDDAVAREEAAACTALRPSPPNDAFRDHPLGDFPIPAPDFAAQDVDGNMRRLSDFRGQVVFLNFWAPWCPPCREEVPSIEQLQRELGDEPFVVLALASSRDWPSVLVDFPEGTPMTVLLDPPASEDEQIGKIARAYGVPALPETFVIDKQGYIRHYFVNKRDWKSDIAVTCLRSLIEEKDTLPWLRSWLWTMSQTSSGSS
- a CDS encoding response regulator is translated as MAKILVVDDEPDILRVVVKIMESRGHTVTTAKDGVRALELAESEQPDVVILDVNLPKKDGFEVCRELKSRESTQHIPVVMMTAAYVSVEDAEKGTELGADEYVIKPFLREVLIHNVERLLPDAARADNG
- a CDS encoding GTP-binding protein — translated: MRRGMATPFTILTGFLGAGKTTVLNRTLGAPRGRRIAVLVNELGRVAIDSRLILGGGGDVLELAGGCVCCKIDVKNDLWDGIADVVARSRPDHVVLETTGIAEPAAILAGLDRAVADPYGVVCVVDADAAVDALDRRPEVAEQIQAADRLLLSKLDIAGPDRIAATHAALDRLNRDAERAAFPAGDAGTAALVPWLLARRAARAAARPHRDHLHQVAAATFVDAAPLLAGPLLAAIDGWRDRLLRVKGVANLAGESRRAYVELAGRRVEIRPGEPWGAEPRCTELVLIGEGIDDREVRRRLWACRAPAAS